In Populus alba chromosome 1, ASM523922v2, whole genome shotgun sequence, a single window of DNA contains:
- the LOC118061965 gene encoding UDP-arabinose 4-epimerase 1, whose protein sequence is MLSFGRTRTQPRSNRSMSLGGMDFSDPKRKNNVVGKILLAASLTAVCIIMLKQSPTFNSPSPFSLREDGVIHVLVTGGAGYIGSHAALRLLKDGYRVTIVDNLSRGNLGAVKVLQELFPEPGRLQFIYADLGEPKTVNSIFSQNAFDAVMHFAAVAYVGESTVYPLKYYHNITSNTLVVLESMAANDVKTLIYSSTCATYGEPEKMPITEDTPQVPINPYGKAKKMAEDIILDFSKNSDMAIMILRYFNVIGSDPDGRLGEAPRPELREHGRISGACFDAARGIVAGLKVKGTDYKTHDGTCIRDYIDVTDLVDAHVKALEKAVPGKVGIYNVGTGMGRSVKEFVHACKKATGVDIKVDYLPRRPGDYAEVFSDPSKINRELNWTAQYTDLQKSLQVAWRWQKSHQNGYGSPLVMAS, encoded by the exons ATGCTAAGTTTTGGCAGGACCAGAACTCAGCCAAGGTCCAATAGATCTATGTCCCTTGGAG GCATGGATTTTTCagatccaaaaagaaaaaataatgttgtaGGAAAGATTCTTTTGGCCGCTTCCCTAACAGCTGTATGTATAATTATGCTGAAACAATCTCCAACCTTTAATTCTCCAAGCCCG TTCTCTTTGCGTGAAGATGGGGTGATCCATGTCCTTGTGACAGGTGGTGCTGGCTACATTGGTTCCCATGCAGCATTGCGACTTTTGAAGGATGGTTACCGAGTAACCATAGTG GACAACCTTTCTCGAGGAAACTTAGGTGCAGTCAAGGTTTTACAAGAGTTATTTCCTGAGCCTGGGAGGCTTCAGTTTATATATGCTGACTTGGGAGAGCCTAAAACT GTGAACAGCATCTTTTCACAAAATGCATTTGATGCTGTGATGCATTTTGCAGCAGTTGCATATGTTGGGGAAAGCACCGTGTACCCCCTTAA GTACTATCACAACATTACATCAAATACCTTGGTAGTGTTGGAGTCAATGGCTGCAAATGATGTAAAGACTTTGATATATTCAAGCACATGTGCGACATATGGGGAGCCTGAAAAGATGCCTATTACTGAAGACACTCCACAG GTACCCATTAATCCATATGGAAAAGCTAAGAAGATGGCAGAAGATATAATCCTTGACTTCTCTAAAAATTCAGACATGGCAATTATGATATTGAG ATACTTCAATGTGATTGGATCAGATCCAGATGGAAGGTTAGGTGAGGCTCCTAGACCTGAACTGCGTGAGCATGGACGAATTTCTGGTGCTTGTTTTGATGCTGCTCGTGGTATTGTTGCTGGACTAaag GTTAAAGGAACGGACTATAAGACACACGATGGAACTTGTATAAGAGATTATATCGATGTTACTGATCTTGTTGATGCTCATGTTAAAGCACTTGAAAAGGCAGTGCCTGGGAAAGTTGGAATCTACAATGTTGGCACTGGAATGG GTAGATCAGTCAAGGAGTTTGTACATGCATGTAAAAAGGCAACCGGTGTAGATATCAAAGTAGACTATTTACCTCGCCGGCCTGGTGACTATGCTGAAGTGTTTAGTGACCCATCAAAAATTAACCGTGAGCTGAACTGGACTGCACAATACACTGATCTCCAGAAGAGTTTACAGGTTGCATGGAGATGgcaaaaatcacatcaaaatggGTATGGATCCCCTTTGGTGATGGCTTCTTGA
- the LOC118061950 gene encoding berberine bridge enzyme-like 4, translated as MKASMSATLSVVSALLLLVSLAASDTVLDRFLQCLPSHSHTSHPISQAIYSNTNPSFESILQALIKNRRFLTPATPKPLAIIAAVHESHVQATVFCAKSNGLQIRIRSGGHDYEGLSYVSAVPFVILDMFNLRSIDIDIASETAWVQSGATLGELYYNIASKSNIHGFPAGVCPTVGIGGHFSGGGFGTMMRKHGLSVDNIIDAQLVDVNGNILNRKTMGEDLFWAIRGGGASFGVILSWKISLVHVPPTVTAFRVARTLEEGATDVFYKWQLVASKLDKDLFIRAMSQVVKGSSEGSKRISISFIGLFLGQSGALLSLLSKSFPELGLQQKDCKEMRWIESVVFWANLPNATSTDVLLNRPNQASLFKKKSDFVKHVIPKNALESIWKVMIKVEPIWMQWNPYGGRMDEISATATPFPHRAGNLFKIEYSTTWNEEGIEATNHHTSLLRQLHDAMAPYVSKYPREAFLNYRDLDIGSNPSNQTIFEEAKVYGSKYFKDNFPRLVTVKSRVDPDNFFKNEQSIPVNFARVKA; from the coding sequence ATGAAAGCTTCAATGTCTGCAACTCTCTCAGTAGTTTCAGCCCTACTGTTGTTAGTGTCATTGGCAGCTTCTGATACAGTTCTTGACAGGTTTCTGCAGTGTCTTCCTAGCCATAGCCATACTTCTCACCCAATCTCTCAAGCAATCTATAGTAACACAAATCCCTCTTTTGAGTCTATCTTGCAAGCACTGATAAAAAACCGTAGATTTTTGACTCCTGCAACCCCAAAACCACTTGCGATCATCGCAGCCGTCCATGAATCCCATGTCCAAGCAACAGTTTTTTGCGCAAAGTCTAATGGCTTGCAAATTAGAATCCGGAGTGGTGGCCATGATTATGAGGGCCTTTCTTATGTATCTGCAGTCCCATTCGTCATCCTCGACATGTTCAATCTTCGATCCATCGACATAGACATAGCGAGTGAGACAGCATGGGTTCAATCTGGGGCAACTCTTGGTGAACTTTACTACAATATTGCCAGCAAGAGTAACATTCATGGCTTTCCAGCTGGTGTTTGCCCTACTGTTGGTATAGGTGGTCACTTTAGTGGAGGGGGCTTTGGGACCATGATGAGAAAGCATGGCCTTTCTGTGGATAACATCATTGATGCACAATTAGTAGATGTCAATGGCAATATCCTTAATAGGAAGACAATGGGGGAGGATCTCTTTTGGGCAATTAGAGGAGGTGGAGCAAGCTTTGGAGTCATTCTTTCTTGGAAGATCAGTTTGGTTCATGTTCCTCCCACAGTGACTGCATTCAGGGTTGCTAGGACCTTGGAGGAAGGAGCAACTGATGTGTTTTACAAGTGGCAACTAGTTGCAAGCAAACTAGACAAGGATCTTTTCATTAGAGCAATGTCCCAAGTTGTCAAAGGAAGTAGTGAGGGTTCTAAAAGAATTAGCATCTCCTTCATTGGTCTCTTTCTAGGACAAAGTGGAGCACTCCTTTCCTTGCTGAGCAAGAGCTTCCCTGAGTTAGGTTTGCAGCAAAAAGACTGCAAGGAAATGAGATGGATAGAGTCTGTAGTTTTCTGGGCAAACCTTCCAAATGCAACATCAACTGATGTTCTACTCAACAGGCCAAACCAAGCAAGCTTATTCAAAAAGAAATCTGATTTTGTGAAACATGTCATTCCTAAGAATGCTTTGGAAAGCATATGGAAGGTGATGATCAAGGTAGAGCCAATATGGATGCAATGGAATCCTTATGGAGGAAGAATGGATGAGATTTCGGCAACGGCAACTCCATTCCCTCATAGAGCTGGAAACCTGTTCAAAATCGAGTACTCCACAACCTGGAACGAAGAAGGAATTGAGGCCACCAATCACCATACAAGTTTGTTAAGACAACTGCACGATGCAATGGCTCCTTATGTCAGCAAGTATCCAAGAGAAGCATTTCTGAACTACAGGGATCTTGATATCGGTAGCAATCCTAGCAACCAGACCATCTTTGAGGAAGCTAAAGTTTATGGGAGCAAGTATTTTAAGGACAATTTTCCTAGGCTGGTGACAGTGAAGTCAAGGGTGGATCCTGATAATTTCTTCAAGAATGAACAAAGCATCCCAGTTAACTTTGCACGAGTAAAAGCCTGA